The following proteins are co-located in the Nocardia bhagyanarayanae genome:
- a CDS encoding helix-turn-helix domain-containing protein, protein MGQHAGERIAAERKIAGLSQQQLAGRAKYSLSMVKAVEQGREVASPGFIAAVSGALGVEPERLQGNPYVDTLAEEGPIEGLAELRTVLAEGAYVRAVEPLPFEELTAGLTAVQVALRSDRTRRALVLLPDLIRQLYGAVHAARNDRDRAKAYEMLCAAYIAAEGACGRLGYSSLTALVLDRLDWAAAHADDPAYAVRSLIKRSRLLIAHGATDVAMSLVDRGLALVPGDSEAEKVLRGYCHLRGAIVAARARRLDDARTHIGAARRIASPMAGESSLYTTDFGPGNVEVHACAVELEAGDPGKAARDGAALALPPDMAAPRAGHHWHDNARAWLMTGKPDQALAALNKARAAAPQQTRLHPSVRETLFGIAAAQRRQTESLVGFASWLGASL, encoded by the coding sequence ATGGGCCAGCACGCTGGGGAGCGGATTGCCGCGGAACGCAAGATCGCTGGACTGAGCCAGCAGCAGTTGGCGGGTCGGGCCAAGTACAGCCTGAGCATGGTCAAGGCGGTCGAACAAGGGCGTGAGGTGGCGTCCCCTGGGTTCATCGCGGCGGTGTCCGGCGCGCTCGGCGTCGAACCGGAGCGGCTTCAGGGCAATCCCTATGTCGATACTCTCGCCGAAGAGGGGCCGATCGAAGGGCTTGCCGAACTGCGCACGGTGCTGGCGGAAGGCGCGTACGTGCGAGCGGTCGAGCCGCTCCCTTTCGAGGAGCTGACTGCCGGCCTCACGGCGGTGCAGGTGGCTCTGCGGAGCGACCGCACACGTCGTGCCCTGGTGTTGCTCCCCGATCTGATCCGGCAGTTGTACGGCGCGGTCCACGCCGCGCGGAACGACCGGGACCGCGCGAAGGCGTACGAGATGCTGTGCGCGGCGTATATCGCCGCCGAGGGGGCGTGCGGCCGACTGGGCTACTCGTCGTTGACGGCGCTGGTGCTGGATCGGCTGGATTGGGCCGCGGCGCACGCCGACGATCCCGCCTATGCCGTCCGCAGTCTGATCAAACGGTCGCGGCTCCTCATCGCACATGGAGCGACCGACGTGGCGATGTCACTGGTCGATCGTGGCCTGGCTCTGGTGCCCGGTGACAGCGAGGCGGAAAAAGTCCTTCGCGGGTACTGCCACCTGCGCGGCGCGATCGTCGCCGCCCGTGCGCGACGCCTCGACGACGCACGAACCCATATCGGTGCGGCACGGCGGATCGCGAGCCCGATGGCCGGGGAAAGCTCGCTGTACACAACGGATTTCGGCCCGGGAAACGTCGAGGTGCACGCTTGCGCGGTCGAGCTCGAGGCCGGCGACCCCGGCAAAGCGGCGCGTGACGGTGCTGCCTTGGCCCTCCCGCCCGATATGGCCGCGCCACGGGCGGGGCACCACTGGCACGACAACGCCCGCGCCTGGCTGATGACGGGGAAACCCGACCAAGCCCTTGCCGCGCTCAACAAGGCCCGTGCCGCGGCACCTCAACAGACGCGCCTGCACCCGTCGGTCCGCGAGACTTTGTTCGGCATCGCCGCCGCTCAGCGCCGCCAGACCGAGAGCCTCGTCGGCTTCGCCTCCTGGCTCGGCGCGAGCCTTTGA
- a CDS encoding DNA-directed RNA polymerase subunit beta, producing MSNTPPHTDPFARVGADTPRSRVAYYRTVCNLPAVIEPGTGRISFTAGMVWAIEMPSELGQSVKIHLDTTKQGGGPIVTHPRSHTWTFLVRSDIPATMVAAEAALYRSRRITVLGNGDQVALPSPADQGSEYRGWITAAHSVFRPSGRAVLYGVHACLTPPHEHSR from the coding sequence GTGAGCAACACTCCGCCGCATACCGATCCGTTCGCGCGGGTCGGCGCCGATACACCCCGTTCCCGGGTCGCCTATTACCGCACGGTGTGCAACCTTCCCGCGGTGATCGAACCCGGCACCGGGCGAATCAGTTTTACCGCGGGCATGGTGTGGGCGATCGAGATGCCCTCCGAACTCGGGCAGTCGGTCAAGATCCATCTCGACACCACCAAGCAAGGCGGCGGGCCGATCGTCACCCACCCCCGCTCCCACACGTGGACATTCCTCGTACGCTCCGACATCCCGGCAACCATGGTCGCGGCCGAAGCGGCGTTGTATCGCAGCCGCCGAATCACGGTGCTGGGCAACGGCGATCAAGTCGCGCTGCCGTCACCGGCCGATCAGGGCTCGGAGTATCGCGGGTGGATCACCGCCGCGCATTCGGTGTTCCGCCCCTCCGGCCGGGCGGTGCTCTACGGAGTGCACGCGTGTCTTACCCCGCCCCATGAGCATTCGCGATGA
- a CDS encoding phosphatidylinositol mannoside acyltransferase, with protein MKPKELAWDLGYAAGWRLVRAMPQRWASRLFDIAADRSARNGGPDQLRRNLARVLATAPEEVPDDLVHASLRSYARYWCEAFRLPSMNPVRLAETIESSASGLEHIHEAVERGRGAVLALPHSGNWDLAGVWIVQRVGSPTVVAERLAPESLFRRFVRFRERLGFEIVPLTGSATPPFEHLAARLRQGRIVGLLGERDLSGRGVPVAFFGEPARMPAGPARLAIDTGAPLLPVHCWFTPGGWGFHVGAPIDTTGGVRHTTQVLADRFAAGIAAHPADWHMLQRVWIADYTADELARMRARRD; from the coding sequence GTGAAACCGAAGGAACTAGCCTGGGATCTCGGGTACGCGGCGGGCTGGCGGCTGGTGCGTGCCATGCCGCAGCGGTGGGCGAGCCGTCTGTTCGACATCGCGGCCGACCGCTCCGCCCGTAACGGTGGACCAGACCAGTTGCGGCGCAACCTGGCTCGGGTATTGGCCACCGCGCCGGAAGAAGTGCCGGACGACCTGGTGCACGCGAGCTTGCGCTCCTACGCTCGCTACTGGTGCGAAGCGTTCCGGCTGCCGTCGATGAATCCCGTACGGCTGGCCGAGACCATCGAATCCTCGGCCAGCGGGCTCGAACACATCCACGAGGCGGTCGAGCGCGGACGCGGCGCGGTGCTGGCCTTGCCGCACAGCGGGAACTGGGACTTGGCGGGGGTCTGGATCGTGCAGCGGGTAGGTTCACCGACGGTCGTGGCCGAGCGGCTCGCGCCGGAATCTTTGTTCCGGCGCTTCGTCCGGTTCCGTGAGCGTTTGGGTTTCGAGATCGTCCCGCTCACCGGCTCCGCGACGCCACCGTTCGAGCACCTCGCCGCGCGGCTCCGGCAGGGGCGCATAGTCGGGCTGCTCGGTGAGCGCGATCTGTCCGGCAGGGGCGTGCCGGTCGCGTTCTTCGGTGAACCTGCCCGCATGCCCGCCGGTCCGGCCCGGCTGGCGATCGACACCGGTGCACCGCTGCTGCCGGTGCACTGCTGGTTCACTCCCGGAGGCTGGGGATTCCACGTCGGTGCGCCGATCGACACGACGGGCGGAGTGCGGCACACCACTCAAGTGCTTGCCGATCGATTCGCCGCCGGCATTGCCGCGCACCCGGCAGATTGGCACATGCTGCAAAGGGTGTGGATCGCCGACTACACGGCCGACGAGCTAGCCCGCATGCGCGCTCGCCGCGATTGA
- a CDS encoding polyprenyl synthetase family protein, whose product MSGRSSTAHTVVDGRVRIGAPASNGHTLTDSVEQLDAQPVAPVDQAAIVTERMREILVTGSDFDDIYRHVLTAPGKRVRARLVLDCHRLLPSAVSASVPDAVDLACAMEMLHEASLIHDDICDSSLLRRDSPSVPALFGIRTAARVGFHMAGTALQVLARVLEDNPVVCGQLGEAPGVTYLDSISDLSAGQLVETMTPDVDDAALRRHYEVVAGAKTGTLFRLACSYGGTAGGVDHERLRDLMRYAEQFSLAFQIMDDVRDVEGDPALGKEACGDLDRRVPTWPVIEWLAIRPDAREMWLSPTTSSAELQADLVRSGATKAAHDAAVRAAETACEALETFPPTPARDDLRNLALQVVSR is encoded by the coding sequence ATGTCCGGACGGTCGAGCACCGCGCACACGGTCGTGGACGGCCGCGTGCGCATCGGCGCCCCGGCGTCGAACGGACATACCCTCACCGACTCCGTCGAGCAGCTCGACGCCCAGCCCGTCGCGCCGGTCGACCAAGCGGCGATCGTGACCGAGCGGATGCGCGAAATCCTGGTCACCGGAAGTGATTTCGACGACATCTACCGCCACGTCCTCACCGCCCCAGGCAAACGGGTCCGCGCCAGGCTGGTGCTGGACTGCCACCGCCTGCTGCCGTCGGCCGTATCGGCTTCCGTTCCCGACGCCGTCGACCTGGCCTGCGCGATGGAGATGCTCCACGAAGCGTCGCTGATCCACGACGACATCTGCGACAGCTCCCTGCTGCGGCGCGATTCCCCCTCGGTGCCCGCCTTGTTCGGTATCCGAACCGCCGCCCGGGTCGGATTCCACATGGCGGGCACCGCATTACAGGTCTTGGCGCGGGTGCTCGAGGACAACCCCGTGGTCTGCGGGCAGCTCGGTGAGGCTCCGGGCGTCACCTACCTGGACAGCATCTCGGATCTTTCCGCGGGGCAGCTCGTGGAGACCATGACCCCCGACGTCGACGATGCCGCGCTGCGCAGGCACTACGAGGTCGTCGCGGGCGCGAAGACCGGCACCCTGTTCCGGCTGGCCTGCTCGTACGGCGGCACGGCGGGCGGAGTCGACCACGAGCGGCTGCGCGACTTGATGCGGTACGCGGAGCAGTTCTCCCTGGCCTTCCAGATCATGGACGACGTGCGCGACGTCGAGGGCGATCCCGCCCTCGGCAAGGAGGCCTGCGGCGACCTGGACCGCAGGGTGCCGACCTGGCCGGTGATCGAATGGCTGGCGATACGCCCGGACGCTCGCGAAATGTGGCTCTCGCCAACGACTTCCAGCGCCGAGTTGCAGGCCGACCTGGTGCGCAGCGGGGCGACCAAAGCCGCGCACGACGCCGCCGTTCGCGCCGCCGAGACGGCGTGCGAGGCGCTGGAGACGTTCCCGCCGACCCCCGCGCGGGACGACCTGCGCAACCTGGCGCTACAGGTGGTGTCGCGATGA
- the mvaD gene encoding diphosphomevalonate decarboxylase translates to MTFTAGAELADPLADRFGDNVIGDAAVAVAHPNIALVKYWGKRDETYFLPVTGSLSMTLDIYPTTTAVRLSSEPGDTVVLNDRPAVGDAHARVARFLDLVRARAGRDEYAVVVSTNAGPTGAGLASSASGFAALAVAAAAAYGLDADARALSRLARRGSGSACRSIFGGFAVWHAGEGDGEAGDASSYAEPIDGDALDPALIVAVVDDGAKAVSSREAMRRTCDTSPFYRPWADASRVDLEEMRKAIARRDLPAVGEIAERNALGMHATMLLARPSVRYLSPRSVAILDRVLALRADGIAAYATMDAGPNVKVLCARADEQRVTTALRDAADIQVAHLGPGAALVRDDER, encoded by the coding sequence ATGACATTCACAGCTGGAGCAGAGCTGGCCGACCCGCTCGCGGATCGGTTCGGCGACAACGTGATCGGTGACGCGGCGGTCGCCGTCGCGCACCCGAACATCGCCTTGGTGAAGTACTGGGGCAAGCGCGACGAGACGTACTTCCTTCCCGTCACGGGAAGCCTCTCGATGACCCTCGACATCTACCCGACCACGACCGCGGTGCGATTGAGCTCGGAGCCGGGCGACACGGTCGTGCTCAACGACCGCCCGGCGGTCGGCGACGCGCACGCCAGAGTCGCGCGGTTCCTGGATCTGGTGCGCGCGCGGGCGGGCCGCGACGAATACGCCGTGGTCGTCTCCACCAACGCCGGACCGACCGGCGCGGGCCTGGCCTCCTCGGCGAGCGGCTTCGCCGCGCTGGCCGTCGCCGCGGCCGCCGCCTACGGACTCGACGCGGATGCCCGCGCGCTGTCGCGGCTGGCTCGGCGAGGCTCCGGCTCGGCCTGCCGTTCCATCTTCGGCGGGTTCGCGGTGTGGCACGCGGGGGAAGGCGACGGCGAGGCCGGAGACGCGAGTTCCTACGCCGAACCGATCGACGGCGACGCGCTGGATCCGGCGCTGATCGTCGCCGTCGTCGACGACGGGGCCAAGGCGGTATCGAGCCGCGAGGCGATGCGGCGGACCTGCGACACCTCGCCCTTCTACCGGCCGTGGGCCGACGCGTCCCGGGTCGACCTCGAGGAGATGCGCAAGGCGATCGCGCGCCGTGATCTGCCCGCCGTCGGGGAGATCGCCGAGCGCAACGCCCTCGGCATGCATGCCACCATGCTGCTGGCCAGACCGTCGGTCCGATACCTGTCGCCGCGGTCGGTCGCGATCCTGGATCGGGTGCTCGCGCTGCGCGCGGACGGCATCGCCGCGTACGCCACCATGGACGCCGGACCGAACGTCAAGGTGCTGTGCGCCCGCGCGGACGAGCAGCGAGTGACCACCGCCCTGCGCGACGCCGCCGACATCCAGGTGGCGCATCTCGGCCCCGGTGCGGCGCTAGTCCGAGACGACGAGCGATGA
- a CDS encoding methyltransferase family protein, with the protein MDLTTTQQQVRGALADRRRLVPFLLAFGVYGVAGVTVPLLLLFAGGWWLPKTVDEGPHLATGPAIAIDVLLLALFGLQHSGMSRPAFKAFITRWVPEALERTVYIVMVCVVVWVMCLVWQPLPQRIWSADGVVGTALDAGFWLGFVLVYAATLLLNHFHLLGISQAYRHYVIQVPDATMDRLQVHGPYRLVRHPLMTGLLLSFWCAGDMTAGHLLWAVGLTGYILLGTFLEERDLVARFGAAYRAYAEQVPAFFPSPLGPSARARLRQALFGRSDQPL; encoded by the coding sequence ATGGATCTGACCACCACGCAGCAACAGGTTCGGGGCGCGCTGGCGGACCGCCGCCGGCTAGTCCCGTTCCTGCTGGCCTTCGGCGTCTACGGCGTCGCCGGAGTGACCGTCCCGCTGCTGCTGTTGTTCGCCGGGGGCTGGTGGCTGCCGAAGACCGTCGACGAGGGACCCCACCTGGCGACCGGTCCCGCCATCGCCATCGACGTGCTGCTGCTCGCGCTGTTCGGCTTGCAGCACTCGGGTATGTCACGCCCCGCGTTCAAGGCATTCATCACCCGCTGGGTGCCAGAAGCCTTGGAGCGCACCGTCTACATCGTCATGGTCTGCGTGGTCGTGTGGGTGATGTGCCTGGTGTGGCAGCCGCTGCCCCAGCGGATCTGGTCGGCGGACGGCGTCGTCGGGACCGCGCTCGACGCCGGGTTCTGGCTCGGCTTCGTGCTGGTCTACGCGGCGACGTTGCTGCTCAACCACTTTCACCTGCTCGGCATCAGTCAGGCATACCGCCACTACGTGATCCAGGTGCCGGACGCGACCATGGACCGCCTGCAGGTGCACGGGCCCTACCGTTTGGTGCGTCATCCGTTGATGACCGGCCTGCTGCTGTCGTTCTGGTGCGCCGGCGACATGACGGCCGGGCACCTGCTGTGGGCGGTCGGGTTGACCGGCTACATCCTGCTCGGCACGTTCCTGGAAGAGCGCGACCTCGTCGCTCGCTTCGGTGCGGCCTACCGCGCCTACGCCGAGCAGGTGCCCGCCTTCTTCCCGTCACCGCTCGGCCCCTCGGCGCGGGCACGTCTGCGCCAAGCTCTTTTCGGCCGTTCGGATCAGCCGCTGTGA
- the mvk gene encoding mevalonate kinase, with protein MNSVREGSGTTAGTADGHGAGRAHGKAILLGEHTVVHGTPALAFPLPTLSVRAVARQARSQYAHEGDFLAGQQFRFVAGNGATASSGAHVAVEEALRRWGSVGEAVEVVLDCEIPPARGLGSSAACAAAAVRAVADLYGRIVGSDALYELVQCGEQFAHGRASGVDASAAVATGPIRFQAGAARELTVGVDAALVIADTGTAGATQHAVAAVRRKLDADRPAADRLLERAANLIESAAADLSAGHAESLGKTLLEFQSLLAELGVSTPEIDTLVTAASDAGAYGAKLTGGGLGGCVLALTETGDGAASVRAALHRAGAVRTWIVPTRGAQP; from the coding sequence GTGAACAGCGTTCGCGAGGGCAGCGGAACCACGGCGGGAACGGCCGACGGGCACGGCGCCGGTCGTGCCCACGGCAAGGCGATCCTGCTCGGCGAGCACACGGTGGTGCACGGCACGCCCGCCCTCGCGTTCCCCTTGCCGACGCTCTCGGTGCGCGCGGTCGCCCGCCAGGCTCGATCGCAGTACGCGCACGAAGGCGATTTCCTTGCAGGACAGCAGTTTCGGTTCGTCGCGGGCAATGGGGCCACCGCGTCGTCCGGTGCGCACGTCGCGGTCGAGGAGGCGTTGCGGCGGTGGGGTTCGGTGGGTGAGGCGGTCGAGGTCGTGCTCGACTGCGAGATCCCCCCCGCGCGCGGCCTGGGGTCCAGCGCCGCGTGCGCGGCGGCCGCGGTGCGGGCGGTCGCCGACCTCTACGGCCGGATCGTCGGCTCCGACGCGCTCTACGAGTTGGTGCAGTGCGGTGAACAGTTCGCGCACGGCCGCGCCAGCGGCGTGGACGCCAGCGCCGCGGTCGCGACCGGGCCGATCCGGTTCCAGGCCGGTGCGGCGCGCGAGCTGACCGTCGGCGTGGACGCCGCACTGGTAATCGCCGACACCGGAACAGCGGGCGCCACGCAGCACGCGGTGGCCGCCGTCCGCCGCAAGCTGGACGCCGACCGACCAGCGGCCGACCGGCTGCTGGAACGCGCGGCGAATCTGATCGAGTCGGCCGCGGCCGATCTGTCGGCCGGTCACGCCGAGTCGCTCGGCAAGACACTGCTCGAATTCCAAAGCCTGCTGGCCGAACTCGGCGTCAGCACACCCGAGATCGACACCCTCGTCACCGCGGCATCCGACGCGGGCGCCTACGGCGCCAAACTCACCGGCGGCGGCCTCGGTGGGTGCGTCCTCGCCCTCACCGAGACCGGCGACGGCGCCGCGAGCGTGCGCGCCGCACTGCACCGGGCGGGCGCCGTGCGGACCTGGATCGTTCCGACCCGAGGCGCACAACCATGA
- a CDS encoding fatty acid desaturase: protein MTTVPTRPGDGTPPASSDRPPFSRRVLKLEHPANVGPLLHILAWVVLLAFGLFVPIATNWYLAAPLILLLTLLNFSLTIGVMHMHTHRALFVSRRMNRFVDIMCCLPATLTSAEMREVHVLNHHRFNDGPGDVTSTEGMERGLGAVWYWIRYGTIVKNHTMRMIFAANPSEGRRKRRHTFVLDLTLALALPIGIWYVAGFERFALFWGLPFLITQVNSGYFAWLTHAPARVFEDDPSKSLNTAGNWLNFFIFNQGYHSVHHRYPGVHWSQIPDKLDFMRQVDAAVIVPYWMTIQSSWRLVRPGGFLDARYGERWKAKLDKRMETGTVRPRFLPWFAWI from the coding sequence ATGACCACCGTGCCAACCCGTCCCGGCGACGGAACGCCCCCGGCATCGTCCGACCGACCACCGTTCAGCCGCCGGGTGCTGAAGCTCGAGCACCCGGCGAATGTCGGCCCGCTGCTGCACATCCTGGCGTGGGTCGTGCTGCTCGCCTTCGGCCTGTTCGTGCCGATCGCCACGAACTGGTACCTGGCGGCGCCGCTGATCCTCCTGCTGACCCTGCTGAATTTCTCCCTCACCATCGGCGTGATGCACATGCACACGCACCGGGCGCTGTTCGTCTCGCGGCGGATGAACCGGTTCGTGGACATCATGTGCTGCCTGCCCGCCACGCTGACCTCGGCGGAGATGCGCGAGGTGCACGTGCTCAACCATCACCGGTTCAACGACGGACCGGGCGACGTCACCTCCACCGAGGGCATGGAGCGCGGGCTCGGCGCCGTCTGGTACTGGATCAGGTACGGCACCATCGTCAAGAACCACACCATGCGAATGATCTTCGCCGCCAACCCCTCCGAAGGCCGGCGCAAGCGTCGCCACACGTTCGTTCTCGACCTGACGCTGGCCTTGGCCCTGCCGATCGGCATCTGGTACGTCGCGGGCTTCGAACGGTTCGCGCTGTTCTGGGGCCTGCCGTTCCTCATCACCCAGGTGAACTCCGGTTACTTCGCCTGGCTGACCCACGCGCCGGCGCGGGTGTTCGAGGACGACCCGAGCAAATCGCTGAACACCGCGGGTAACTGGCTGAACTTCTTCATCTTCAACCAGGGCTACCACAGCGTGCACCACCGGTACCCGGGTGTGCACTGGTCGCAGATCCCCGACAAGCTCGACTTCATGCGCCAGGTCGACGCGGCCGTCATCGTGCCCTACTGGATGACGATCCAGTCGTCGTGGCGCTTGGTCCGGCCCGGTGGCTTCCTCGACGCGCGCTACGGCGAGCGGTGGAAGGCCAAGCTGGACAAGCGGATGGAGACGGGGACGGTCCGCCCGCGGTTCCTGCCCTGGTTCGCATGGATCTGA